The Lacrimispora xylanolytica genome has a segment encoding these proteins:
- the fusA gene encoding elongation factor G yields MAGREYPLEATRNIGIMAHIDAGKTTLTERILYYTGVNYKIGDTHEGTATMDWMEQEQERGITITSAATTCHWTMHENNKVKPGAPEHRINIIDTPGHVDFTVEVERSLRVLDGAVGVFCAKGGVEPQSENVWRQADTYNVPRMAFINKMDIMGANFFGAVEQIKTRLGKNAICIQLPIGAEDEFKGIIDLFEMRAYIYNDDKGDDIDIVEIPEDMKDDAELYHAELVEKICELDDDLMMAYLEGEEPSTAELKKALRKATCNCTAIPVCCGSAYRNKGVQRLLDAILEYMPAPTDIASIKGVDLDGNEIERHSSDDEPFSALAFKIMTDPFVGKLAFFRVYSGIMNSGSYVLNATKGKKERVGRILQMHANKRSELDKVYSGDIAAAVGFKVTTTGDTICDEQHPVILESMEFPEPVIDIAIEPKTKAGQGKMGEALAKLAEEDPTFRAKTNQETGQVIISGMGELHLEIIVDRLLREFNVEANVGAPQVAYKETFTKTVEVDSKYAKQSGGRGQYGHCKVRFEPMDANGEELFKFESTVVGGSIPKEYIPAVGEGIEEATKSGVLGGFPVVGVKATVYDGSYHEVDSSEMAFHIAGSMAFKDAMNKGGSILLEPIMKVEVTMPEDYMGDVIGDINSRRGRIEGMEDIGGGKMVKAFVPLSEMFGYSTDLRSRTQGRGNFSMFFEKYEPVPKSVQEKVLADKKGK; encoded by the coding sequence TTGGCTGGAAGAGAATATCCATTGGAAGCAACCAGAAATATTGGTATCATGGCCCATATCGATGCAGGTAAAACTACATTGACTGAGCGTATCCTCTATTACACTGGTGTAAATTACAAAATCGGTGACACACATGAAGGAACTGCTACCATGGACTGGATGGAGCAGGAGCAGGAAAGAGGTATCACAATTACTTCTGCTGCTACTACTTGTCACTGGACGATGCATGAGAACAACAAAGTAAAGCCAGGCGCTCCGGAACACCGTATCAACATCATTGATACTCCAGGACACGTTGACTTTACCGTAGAGGTAGAACGTTCCTTACGTGTACTTGATGGCGCTGTTGGCGTTTTCTGTGCAAAGGGAGGCGTTGAGCCACAGTCCGAAAATGTATGGCGTCAGGCTGACACCTACAACGTACCCCGTATGGCATTCATCAACAAGATGGATATCATGGGTGCAAACTTCTTTGGAGCAGTAGAGCAGATCAAGACTCGTCTTGGTAAGAACGCTATCTGCATCCAGCTCCCTATCGGCGCAGAAGATGAATTCAAAGGAATCATCGATCTGTTCGAGATGAGAGCATATATCTACAACGACGACAAGGGTGATGATATCGATATCGTTGAAATCCCAGAGGATATGAAAGACGATGCCGAGCTTTACCATGCTGAGTTAGTAGAAAAAATCTGCGAGTTAGATGATGACTTAATGATGGCATACCTGGAAGGGGAAGAGCCATCCACAGCAGAATTAAAGAAAGCTTTAAGAAAAGCAACTTGTAACTGTACCGCTATTCCTGTATGCTGCGGTAGCGCATACAGAAACAAAGGCGTACAGAGACTCCTTGATGCGATTCTTGAATATATGCCGGCTCCAACTGACATCGCTTCTATTAAGGGTGTTGATTTAGACGGCAATGAGATCGAGAGACATTCCTCTGATGACGAACCTTTCTCCGCTCTTGCATTTAAGATTATGACAGACCCATTCGTTGGTAAGCTGGCATTCTTCCGTGTTTACTCCGGTATCATGAACTCCGGTTCTTATGTATTAAATGCAACAAAAGGTAAAAAAGAGCGTGTAGGCCGTATCCTTCAGATGCATGCCAACAAGAGATCTGAGTTAGACAAAGTGTACTCCGGTGATATCGCTGCAGCTGTTGGTTTCAAGGTAACAACAACAGGTGATACTATCTGTGACGAGCAGCATCCGGTAATTCTTGAGTCCATGGAATTCCCAGAGCCAGTTATCGATATCGCTATCGAGCCTAAGACCAAAGCTGGTCAGGGCAAGATGGGCGAGGCGTTAGCTAAGCTTGCAGAAGAAGATCCTACCTTCCGTGCAAAGACCAACCAGGAAACTGGCCAGGTTATCATTTCCGGTATGGGTGAGCTTCATCTTGAGATCATCGTAGACCGTTTGCTTCGTGAGTTCAACGTAGAAGCAAACGTAGGTGCTCCTCAGGTAGCTTACAAGGAAACCTTTACTAAGACCGTTGAGGTTGATAGTAAGTATGCAAAGCAGTCTGGTGGACGTGGTCAGTACGGACACTGTAAGGTTCGCTTTGAGCCAATGGATGCCAATGGCGAAGAACTGTTCAAGTTCGAGTCTACCGTAGTTGGTGGATCTATTCCTAAAGAATATATCCCAGCTGTCGGCGAAGGTATCGAAGAGGCAACTAAGTCTGGTGTTCTTGGTGGATTCCCGGTAGTTGGTGTTAAGGCTACTGTATACGACGGATCTTACCATGAAGTCGATTCCAGTGAAATGGCATTCCACATTGCCGGTTCTATGGCGTTTAAGGATGCGATGAACAAGGGCGGCTCCATTCTTCTTGAGCCAATCATGAAGGTTGAAGTAACTATGCCTGAGGACTACATGGGTGATGTTATCGGTGATATCAACTCCCGTCGTGGCCGTATCGAAGGTATGGAAGACATCGGCGGCGGAAAGATGGTTAAAGCATTCGTACCACTTTCTGAGATGTTCGGTTATTCCACAGACTTACGTTCCAGAACACAGGGACGCGGTAACTTCTCAATGTTCTTTGAGAAATATGAGCCGGTTCCAAAGAGTGTACAGGAAAAAGTTCTTGCAGATAAAAAGGGCAAATAA
- the rpsG gene encoding 30S ribosomal protein S7: protein MPRKGHTQKRDVLADPLYNNKVVTKLINNIMYDGKRGVAQKIVYGAFGRMEEKTGKPAVEVFEEAMNNIMPVLEVKAKRIGGATYQVPIEVKPERRQALALRWITLYSRKRGEKTQEERLANELLDAANNTGAAVKKKEDMHKMADANKAFAHYRF, encoded by the coding sequence GTGCCACGTAAAGGACATACTCAAAAAAGAGACGTATTAGCAGATCCATTATACAACAATAAGGTTGTTACAAAGTTGATCAACAACATTATGTATGATGGTAAGAGAGGTGTTGCTCAGAAGATCGTTTACGGCGCATTCGGCCGTATGGAAGAAAAGACAGGCAAGCCAGCTGTTGAAGTATTCGAAGAAGCTATGAACAACATTATGCCAGTACTTGAAGTAAAGGCAAAACGTATCGGTGGTGCCACATATCAGGTACCGATCGAAGTTAAACCGGAGAGAAGACAGGCATTAGCCCTGAGATGGATTACTCTGTACTCTCGTAAGAGAGGCGAGAAGACTCAGGAGGAAAGACTTGCTAATGAGCTTTTAGATGCCGCTAATAACACCGGTGCAGCCGTTAAGAAAAAAGAAGATATGCATAAGATGGCTGACGCTAACAAGGCATTTGCTCATTACAGATTCTAA
- the rpsL gene encoding 30S ribosomal protein S12 has protein sequence MPTFNQLVRKGRQTSEKKSTAPALQKGYNSLQKKATDISAPQKRGVCTAVKTATPKKPNSALRKIARVRLSNGIEVTSYIPGEGHNLQEHSVVLIRGGRVKDLPGTRYHIVRGTLDTAGVANRKQARSKYGAKRPKDKK, from the coding sequence ATGCCCACATTTAACCAGTTAGTAAGAAAGGGAAGACAGACAAGCGAAAAGAAATCTACAGCACCCGCTCTTCAGAAGGGTTACAACTCTTTACAGAAGAAGGCTACTGATATTTCCGCTCCCCAGAAGAGAGGCGTTTGTACCGCAGTTAAAACTGCTACACCTAAAAAGCCTAACTCAGCTCTTAGAAAGATCGCCAGAGTTCGTCTTTCTAACGGTATCGAAGTAACAAGCTATATCCCAGGTGAGGGTCATAACTTACAGGAGCATAGCGTTGTTTTAATTCGTGGCGGTAGAGTAAAAGACTTACCAGGTACCAGATATCATATCGTTAGAGGTACCCTGGATACTGCAGGCGTAGCTAACAGAAAACAGGCTCGTTCCAAATACGGTGCGAAGAGACCGAAAGACAAAAAATAA
- a CDS encoding ABC transporter substrate-binding protein — protein sequence MKKTVSWLLMGMLALSTLVGCSGGGKQADSKEKKLDVVWFSDGKEGESFLKLADGYMKEHPDIKINLIEVPYSDLESKIKNMINGKEAPAIARLTNLGPFQNQLVDLGEYVSNKDEFVNSFGEGLKFVFDDKVLAAPMDVTANGLIYNKTAFDKAGVSVPQSEDEVWTWEEWKEAMKTVMEKGGCKYGLVYDKSPQRFTTLLYQSGGGLLNPELNESDFNTAENKHAIQFFKDLNDEGIIPSSVWLGSENPNNLFRTGQVAMHFSGSWMIANYKDQITDFEWGVTYLPKEATRSSVPGGKYLAAFQNTGVEKEAAEFIEWISKPENNARYCEENSYLSQVKGNESLNYAYGKEFFDIFSKELAATSTRPGAEWGYQALTGGVQGDLRDKLVDVLAGKLTVDQYAEEMDGVINEKLKELKDQ from the coding sequence ATGAAAAAAACAGTATCATGGTTGCTTATGGGGATGCTGGCGCTTTCGACCCTTGTGGGTTGTTCCGGCGGGGGAAAACAGGCGGACAGCAAAGAAAAGAAGCTTGATGTGGTATGGTTCAGCGACGGAAAAGAAGGGGAATCCTTTCTAAAGCTGGCGGACGGATACATGAAGGAGCATCCGGACATCAAGATCAATCTGATTGAGGTTCCGTATTCTGATTTAGAGAGCAAGATCAAAAATATGATCAATGGAAAGGAAGCGCCTGCCATTGCAAGGCTTACTAATTTAGGACCGTTCCAAAATCAGCTTGTGGATCTCGGAGAGTACGTATCCAATAAAGATGAATTTGTAAACAGCTTTGGGGAAGGGCTTAAATTCGTCTTTGATGATAAGGTTCTGGCAGCGCCTATGGATGTAACTGCCAACGGACTCATTTATAATAAAACAGCCTTTGATAAGGCAGGCGTTTCTGTTCCTCAATCTGAGGACGAGGTATGGACCTGGGAAGAGTGGAAGGAAGCCATGAAAACCGTAATGGAAAAGGGCGGCTGCAAATACGGCCTCGTTTATGATAAGTCTCCTCAAAGATTTACCACCCTTCTTTATCAGTCAGGCGGCGGCCTTTTAAATCCTGAGCTGAATGAGAGCGATTTTAATACGGCGGAAAACAAACATGCCATACAGTTCTTTAAGGATTTAAACGATGAAGGCATTATCCCTTCTTCTGTGTGGCTTGGATCAGAAAATCCCAACAACCTATTCCGCACCGGACAGGTTGCCATGCATTTTTCCGGAAGCTGGATGATTGCTAATTATAAAGATCAGATCACTGATTTTGAGTGGGGAGTTACTTACTTACCAAAAGAAGCCACACGCTCATCCGTACCAGGAGGAAAGTACCTGGCAGCATTCCAGAATACCGGAGTAGAAAAAGAAGCAGCAGAATTTATTGAATGGATCTCTAAGCCGGAAAACAATGCAAGGTACTGCGAGGAGAACAGCTACTTATCTCAGGTAAAGGGAAATGAAAGCTTGAACTATGCATACGGCAAAGAATTTTTTGATATTTTTTCCAAAGAGCTGGCTGCTACATCTACCCGTCCTGGAGCAGAGTGGGGATACCAGGCACTGACCGGAGGGGTACAGGGAGATCTTCGTGATAAGCTGGTGGATGTATTGGCAGGTAAGCTGACGGTAGATCAGTACGCGGAGGAAATGGATGGCGTGATCAACGAAAAGCTGAAAGAATTGAAAGATCAATAA
- a CDS encoding AraC family transcriptional regulator: MKERVFFEEFDSLYYFHGGSENWAMQGFHFHNQYEIILFLTDGALMEIGNRTYHARSGDLFLINNKEYHRTSGGEGKTYHRYVLMFEPELLLHLEEAFHYDFTMFFEHRPDPFLHRLHVSGENLLKVEKLFEKIEQNIHSENRGSIENSVRIKLSILELMVSVNEMYQFFMEKEKHKTTLGFDSTYEDQEFKDPVLYRERIEQLKKYIASHVEERLDLHEISRRFYMNRYYLSHYFKKETGFTLTQYVANQKIIAAKALLKEGHSVTDVAVKLSYNSDSHFIAVFKKMTGITPKKYAQSKKSKKE, encoded by the coding sequence ATGAAAGAACGCGTATTTTTTGAAGAATTTGACTCACTATATTATTTTCATGGAGGCTCTGAAAATTGGGCCATGCAGGGGTTCCATTTTCACAACCAGTATGAAATCATATTGTTTCTCACAGACGGAGCTTTGATGGAGATCGGCAATCGCACCTACCATGCCAGATCAGGGGATCTGTTTCTGATTAATAACAAAGAGTATCACCGCACCAGCGGCGGAGAAGGAAAGACGTATCACCGATATGTTCTCATGTTCGAGCCTGAGCTTTTGTTACACTTAGAGGAAGCATTCCATTATGATTTCACCATGTTTTTCGAACATCGCCCTGATCCATTTCTCCATCGCCTTCATGTAAGCGGAGAGAATCTTTTAAAGGTGGAAAAGCTGTTTGAAAAAATAGAGCAGAACATTCATTCCGAAAACAGAGGCAGCATTGAAAACAGTGTGAGAATCAAGCTGTCCATTCTGGAACTCATGGTTTCTGTCAATGAAATGTATCAGTTCTTTATGGAAAAGGAAAAGCATAAAACGACCCTGGGCTTTGATTCCACCTATGAAGATCAGGAGTTTAAGGACCCGGTGCTTTACCGGGAAAGAATCGAGCAGTTAAAAAAGTACATTGCGTCTCATGTGGAAGAACGGCTGGATCTTCATGAAATCTCACGCAGATTTTATATGAACCGGTATTATTTAAGCCATTATTTCAAAAAGGAGACAGGTTTTACTTTGACCCAGTATGTGGCCAATCAAAAGATCATTGCAGCGAAAGCACTATTAAAGGAAGGGCACTCAGTCACGGATGTGGCGGTAAAGCTTTCCTATAACAGTGACAGCCATTTTATTGCTGTATTTAAGAAAATGACGGGGATTACACCAAAAAAATATGCCCAGTCAAAAAAGAGCAAAAAAGAATGA